A genomic region of Methanosarcina thermophila TM-1 contains the following coding sequences:
- a CDS encoding Mth938-like domain-containing protein, with the protein MKPKIDSTSFGSITVDGKTYEYDILIRLNGQVEKREKQLSKGLYGTSHKVSLEEAKYIYEEGTEKLIIGTGQTGYVELSEEADEFFRKKNCGVELFPTPWAIERWNELEGRIAAMFHVTC; encoded by the coding sequence ATGAAACCGAAAATTGATTCCACCAGTTTTGGTTCGATTACTGTAGATGGAAAAACCTATGAATACGATATACTCATTCGCTTAAATGGTCAGGTTGAAAAAAGAGAAAAACAACTATCAAAGGGATTGTATGGGACTTCTCACAAAGTCTCGCTTGAGGAAGCAAAATACATCTATGAAGAAGGAACTGAAAAACTTATTATAGGAACCGGACAGACGGGTTATGTGGAACTTTCGGAAGAAGCTGATGAGTTTTTCAGGAAGAAGAATTGTGGTGTGGAACTCTTTCCGACTCCCTGGGCAATTGAACGCTGGAACGAGCTCGAGGGCAGAATAGCTGCAATGTTCCATGTAACGTGTTAA
- a CDS encoding transglycosylase SLT domain-containing protein: MPSKDKQREDSPFLSEGDLETPFLDRELFVKEVEPELEAHLETLISESPFTHAFEESQRKIFESDFYEEDIYEEREEPEIESFYKHEAEPQEEDFSVGDDTLEQPYARKLEVTKADELEDELSWEERAGADNYPADENETYSEKEFSNPEYSTDELYYSGEDTYEVDRESFPEEKLSIPQQMWVEPEEIWIEPEEEGIYPLEETVYGEEEPLLDEEFFIQSEEEGINWPSFESELGPAIPAYITEFATNLGKEWSRLRKGSPSAGEITKWLLQDYQDTLEGARLRWKGNYNKGKYTVEAIGRAWVISRQENMKFQIFSLSGSIKPLLNFKPPAVSVTMVSSKLISGSSKALVAPITVKFVEELRQRYRKPFDVSNYRGHGGGSFLNRGYSLDLFLKGLDERKFYPYKEAIEFLKAVKEAARAIQAEWRVIYNDFSVAKAINQETGRENVIFVGKAVKDKNNRVIGLNWHGPDPLILHFHLDLAPSASISARGIRPSATPVKPVTPTPATSVPKPSQSAAKPATELVRFVQRILNAAEGERLNPDGALGPLTKGALERFRRKYSLGTGGVLDSKTEIALIQRAFEELAQQSIFAQLGLLDARTKETISKFKSERGLGFNATIDAATRAALADAVTRRLTPTPPAPSYSKSAAAGGIKVSDKVVSMVERYRPLVEAAAAKYGVDSALILGVIAAESGGNKDLVAKSGYTGLMQSDKGEIYKQPAVSIDSGTKKLRDFRIIMENVLKERGQRYDQLPEAEQLRLLALAYNAGPVTVAKALQYAAESGNPERWLDGEHYKRALLFTGAYSLKQAEASCLKGMDPLEKTARMEEAVRVWNQWRIGTKKVNWQKLQDPPLWSSVSASLPPFIVCAIEFKHRNSPKYAEKIMAYRARFKSL, from the coding sequence AAGTTGAACCAGAGTTAGAAGCACATCTTGAAACCCTAATTAGCGAGAGCCCATTTACGCACGCGTTCGAAGAGAGTCAAAGGAAAATTTTTGAGTCAGATTTTTATGAAGAAGATATTTATGAAGAAAGAGAAGAGCCGGAGATAGAGAGCTTTTACAAGCATGAAGCTGAACCTCAAGAGGAAGATTTTAGCGTGGGGGATGATACCTTAGAGCAGCCCTACGCAAGAAAGTTAGAGGTCACAAAGGCGGATGAACTGGAAGATGAGCTCTCCTGGGAAGAACGAGCTGGCGCAGACAATTATCCGGCGGATGAAAATGAAACCTACAGTGAGAAAGAATTTTCGAATCCCGAATACAGCACTGATGAACTCTATTACTCGGGCGAAGATACATATGAAGTAGATAGGGAGAGTTTTCCCGAAGAGAAGTTGTCTATCCCGCAACAGATGTGGGTCGAACCAGAAGAAATTTGGATAGAGCCGGAAGAAGAGGGGATATACCCTTTAGAAGAAACAGTATACGGGGAAGAAGAACCATTACTGGACGAAGAGTTCTTTATTCAATCTGAGGAAGAAGGCATAAATTGGCCAAGTTTCGAATCAGAACTGGGTCCTGCAATACCTGCCTACATCACAGAATTTGCCACAAATTTGGGGAAAGAATGGTCAAGGCTCAGAAAAGGCTCGCCATCAGCAGGGGAAATAACTAAATGGCTTTTGCAAGATTACCAGGATACTCTAGAGGGTGCCCGCCTCAGGTGGAAGGGTAATTATAATAAGGGAAAATACACGGTTGAAGCTATTGGCAGAGCCTGGGTCATAAGCCGCCAGGAGAATATGAAATTTCAGATTTTTTCTCTGTCCGGCAGCATCAAACCTTTACTGAACTTTAAACCACCTGCAGTTTCAGTCACAATGGTTTCCAGTAAGCTGATCAGTGGCAGCAGCAAGGCACTAGTAGCACCCATTACAGTAAAATTTGTCGAAGAATTACGCCAGCGCTATCGTAAACCCTTTGATGTATCAAATTACCGGGGACATGGCGGAGGAAGCTTCCTAAACCGGGGCTATTCTCTTGATTTATTTCTTAAAGGTTTAGATGAACGAAAGTTCTACCCGTATAAAGAGGCTATTGAGTTCTTGAAGGCGGTTAAAGAGGCTGCCAGGGCAATTCAGGCAGAGTGGCGGGTAATTTATAATGATTTTTCTGTGGCAAAAGCTATTAACCAGGAGACCGGTCGTGAGAATGTTATTTTTGTAGGCAAGGCAGTAAAGGACAAAAACAACAGGGTTATTGGTCTGAATTGGCACGGACCGGACCCTCTAATTCTTCACTTCCATCTTGATCTTGCCCCTAGCGCAAGCATTTCAGCGAGGGGCATTAGACCTTCTGCAACGCCCGTTAAACCCGTGACGCCCACTCCCGCAACGTCTGTTCCAAAGCCGTCACAAAGTGCAGCTAAACCAGCCACTGAACTGGTGCGATTTGTGCAGCGAATACTGAACGCAGCCGAGGGAGAACGGCTTAATCCGGATGGAGCCCTTGGACCTCTTACAAAGGGTGCACTCGAGCGCTTCCGCAGAAAATACAGCCTTGGAACTGGCGGCGTGCTCGATTCTAAGACAGAGATTGCCCTTATCCAAAGGGCATTTGAAGAACTTGCTCAGCAGTCGATATTCGCCCAGCTTGGCTTATTAGATGCGCGCACGAAAGAGACCATATCAAAGTTCAAGTCCGAACGCGGGCTTGGTTTCAATGCGACGATTGATGCGGCTACACGCGCGGCGTTAGCTGACGCAGTGACACGGCGCCTGACTCCGACGCCTCCTGCACCCAGTTATTCAAAGAGTGCAGCCGCAGGTGGAATTAAGGTGAGCGATAAAGTGGTTTCTATGGTTGAGCGGTATCGCCCGCTTGTAGAGGCGGCGGCTGCGAAATATGGTGTAGATTCGGCACTTATCCTTGGCGTTATCGCAGCCGAATCAGGAGGCAACAAAGATCTCGTCGCAAAGAGTGGATATACTGGCCTGATGCAGTCAGACAAGGGTGAAATTTACAAACAGCCCGCAGTGTCCATTGACTCAGGCACAAAGAAACTCCGTGACTTTCGCATCATTATGGAGAATGTGCTGAAAGAACGTGGTCAGCGTTACGACCAGCTTCCGGAAGCTGAGCAGCTTCGTTTGCTCGCCCTGGCTTATAATGCTGGACCGGTAACTGTAGCAAAGGCGCTGCAGTACGCCGCAGAGTCCGGGAATCCCGAGCGCTGGCTTGATGGCGAGCACTACAAGAGGGCATTGTTGTTCACCGGGGCGTATAGCCTTAAACAGGCAGAAGCATCTTGCCTCAAAGGTATGGATCCATTGGAAAAGACGGCACGTATGGAAGAAGCGGTGCGTGTCTGGAATCAATGGCGTATAGGCACAAAAAAGGTTAACTGGCAGAAACTGCAAGATCCACCACTCTGGTCGAGTGTCTCGGCAAGTCTACCGCCGTTTATCGTGTGCGCCATTGAATTTAAACATCGCAACAGTCCAAAATATGCTGAAAAGATCATGGCTTATCGAGCCCGTTTTAAATCACTCTGA
- a CDS encoding BAR domain-containing protein — translation MKWIKKLFGKNENSSEETGLKEINFEDLPAWLDSRSQKISSRVEKDVSGLFRDLDASLLELKESNSRLAEARVEGDFDIRAVKRAKSNRENVTKQVTLLIDKIRVQENRDFKALEGFYRAATQNLNTCLENMNRSFRYTRVVFPEESKEVSESLASVGRVFNALGEVILVNKKEMDAIEAAKSIIKEINELSASIAAGEQELESRNRKIQTLRAEASEASQALKDFKKGAAWQKLQNLEAEFSAAGEKLRKAEAGLNSLILPLSGHLSRIKKLHESGRYTLKPEVKKQLDICLQDPVKADPSFFPELQKVFEDNALDMQTQKKEKALSQVKAAITGFPERKKEYLEALKEFETKKAEIEGFDTGKLVELERKEAELLNRARLLEDDIEDSEKKLAALKEELEKKKESILANASSIDSSVKINF, via the coding sequence TTGAAGTGGATAAAGAAACTCTTCGGAAAAAATGAAAATTCCAGTGAGGAGACTGGTCTCAAGGAAATCAATTTTGAAGACCTGCCTGCATGGCTAGATTCCAGGTCTCAAAAGATATCTTCCCGAGTAGAAAAGGATGTATCCGGTCTTTTTAGAGATCTTGATGCTTCACTTCTGGAGCTCAAGGAAAGTAACTCAAGGCTTGCAGAAGCCAGGGTCGAGGGAGATTTTGATATAAGGGCTGTAAAGCGAGCCAAAAGCAACAGGGAAAATGTGACAAAACAGGTCACACTGTTGATAGATAAAATCAGGGTGCAGGAAAACAGAGATTTCAAAGCTCTGGAAGGCTTCTATAGAGCAGCTACACAGAATCTTAATACTTGCCTGGAGAATATGAACCGAAGTTTCAGGTATACCCGTGTTGTTTTCCCCGAGGAATCAAAAGAAGTTAGTGAGAGCCTTGCCAGCGTGGGTAGGGTTTTTAACGCGCTCGGAGAGGTAATTCTGGTAAATAAAAAGGAAATGGATGCTATTGAGGCGGCTAAATCGATTATTAAAGAGATAAATGAGCTTTCGGCTTCTATAGCAGCCGGAGAACAGGAACTCGAATCCAGAAACCGAAAAATTCAGACTTTGAGAGCAGAAGCTTCCGAAGCTAGCCAGGCTCTCAAGGATTTCAAAAAAGGAGCTGCCTGGCAGAAATTACAGAACCTGGAAGCAGAATTTTCCGCAGCCGGAGAAAAACTCAGGAAAGCCGAGGCAGGTTTGAATTCTCTTATTCTTCCGCTTTCTGGTCATCTCTCAAGAATTAAAAAACTTCATGAAAGCGGCAGATATACCCTAAAGCCGGAGGTAAAGAAGCAGCTTGATATTTGCCTTCAAGATCCCGTAAAAGCTGATCCTTCTTTTTTCCCTGAGCTTCAAAAAGTATTTGAGGACAATGCCCTGGATATGCAGACCCAGAAAAAGGAAAAAGCTCTGTCACAGGTCAAAGCAGCAATTACAGGTTTTCCCGAAAGGAAAAAAGAGTATCTTGAAGCCCTGAAGGAATTTGAGACAAAAAAAGCTGAAATTGAAGGTTTTGATACCGGAAAGCTGGTCGAACTTGAGCGTAAGGAAGCCGAACTTCTGAACAGGGCTCGTCTGCTTGAAGATGACATTGAAGACTCCGAAAAGAAACTTGCCGCTTTAAAGGAAGAACTCGAAAAGAAAAAAGAAAGCATTCTTGCTAACGCCAGTTCAATCGACAGCAGTGTAAAAATAAATTTCTGA
- a CDS encoding TIGR03557 family F420-dependent LLM class oxidoreductase, producing the protein MLKLGYKIAPEQFPPSEMLEQVITAEKAGFESIAASDHFHPWSEDGQSCFIWSWLGAAAACTKSIELGTGLTCPILRYNPAIIAQAAATMSSLAGGRTYLAVGTGEALNEYPVTLEWPEYEERQMRMIEAVKLIRDLWTGEKISFDGCYYRTKEAKLYTLPKNDIPIYISSLVPESAYVAGYYGDGLLTVGGKPDMQVYERILSEFEKGAKDSGKSPENLPKAVELFVDYGTDPEASIKNVMKYWAGAFIPALFVNKIYTPEMSAQNGQVVGPDIIRKQSCFSEDPEDHIKFAKKYIDLGFTHLYFHSAASDQVAFLEAYGKDVLPAIKEIG; encoded by the coding sequence TTGCTTAAACTAGGATATAAAATTGCACCTGAACAGTTTCCTCCATCGGAAATGCTTGAGCAGGTTATAACTGCTGAGAAAGCAGGCTTTGAAAGTATTGCTGCCAGTGACCATTTCCATCCCTGGAGTGAGGATGGGCAGTCCTGCTTTATCTGGAGCTGGCTTGGTGCGGCAGCTGCGTGTACTAAGAGCATAGAACTGGGAACAGGCCTGACCTGCCCTATTCTGCGCTATAACCCTGCTATTATTGCTCAGGCTGCAGCAACGATGTCCTCGCTTGCCGGAGGGCGTACCTATCTTGCGGTGGGAACAGGGGAAGCTTTAAACGAGTATCCCGTAACCCTCGAATGGCCCGAATATGAGGAACGCCAGATGCGAATGATTGAAGCAGTCAAACTTATTCGTGACTTATGGACAGGGGAGAAAATCAGTTTTGATGGGTGTTACTACCGGACAAAGGAAGCCAAATTATATACGCTGCCTAAAAACGACATTCCGATCTATATCTCTTCTCTTGTACCCGAAAGCGCTTATGTTGCAGGCTATTATGGGGACGGACTTTTAACTGTAGGAGGAAAGCCGGATATGCAGGTGTATGAGCGAATTCTATCCGAGTTTGAAAAAGGAGCTAAAGACTCGGGTAAGAGCCCGGAAAACCTGCCAAAAGCAGTGGAGCTTTTTGTTGACTATGGAACTGATCCTGAAGCTTCTATTAAGAATGTCATGAAGTACTGGGCTGGAGCATTTATACCTGCTCTTTTCGTGAATAAAATCTACACTCCCGAGATGTCTGCTCAGAATGGGCAAGTTGTGGGTCCTGATATAATACGAAAACAGTCTTGCTTTTCGGAAGATCCTGAGGATCATATTAAATTTGCAAAAAAATATATTGACCTGGGTTTCACACACCTTTATTTCCATTCGGCAGCCTCAGACCAGGTAGCTTTTCTTGAAGCCTATGGGAAAGATGTTTTACCTGCAATAAAAGAAATAGGATAA
- the alaXM gene encoding alanyl-tRNA editing protein AlaXM, which produces MTEALYFLDCYLKEFEATVEKVMDDKFVVLDRTAFYPESGGQPSDTGKLIRESDGAEFNVLHVGKFNGDISHEIAGETALSGLKAGDRVKGFIDWDRRYRHMRMHTATHVIASVIEKEAGAKITGNQLGLDQSRVDFSLETFDRDKFADYEKIANGIIARKNPVNLYIVSREEAEEKLSRLTTLAKGFSDEIKEVRMVEIEGVTIEACGGTHVKNTEEIKGIKITKLQNKGKSNRRMYFTLVD; this is translated from the coding sequence ATGACAGAGGCGCTTTACTTCCTTGATTGTTACCTGAAAGAGTTCGAAGCGACTGTCGAAAAGGTGATGGATGATAAATTTGTGGTCCTTGATCGCACCGCTTTTTACCCTGAAAGCGGGGGACAGCCCAGTGATACAGGAAAGTTAATCCGCGAATCTGATGGCGCTGAATTTAATGTCCTGCATGTGGGGAAGTTCAATGGAGATATCAGTCATGAGATAGCTGGTGAGACTGCCTTAAGTGGATTAAAAGCAGGGGACAGAGTAAAAGGATTCATAGACTGGGATCGCCGTTACAGGCATATGCGCATGCATACAGCAACTCATGTAATTGCGAGCGTAATTGAGAAAGAGGCGGGAGCCAAGATAACAGGAAACCAGCTTGGGCTTGATCAGAGCAGGGTGGACTTCAGCCTTGAGACTTTTGACAGGGATAAATTTGCTGATTATGAGAAAATTGCCAACGGCATTATAGCCCGGAAAAATCCTGTTAACTTATATATTGTAAGCCGCGAAGAAGCCGAAGAAAAGCTCTCAAGATTAACCACGCTGGCGAAAGGCTTTTCCGACGAAATAAAAGAAGTCCGTATGGTCGAAATCGAAGGAGTAACAATCGAAGCCTGCGGTGGAACCCATGTAAAAAACACTGAGGAAATAAAGGGTATAAAGATCACAAAACTCCAGAACAAAGGGAAAAGCAATAGAAGAATGTATTTCACACTTGTGGATTAA
- a CDS encoding mechanosensitive ion channel family protein: MGYEIMEKVIPYTGITISRLIFALIVLIAGFLLARYVTHIFKNAIRKTNIPDLTIQFLTRLLNVLFYVIIILAFLKSLNFDVDSYIVGVSAVIGLVLGLGMQDTFTNLTAGVCVSAIRPIDMGETVTVNGQTGRVRAVGVMSTELLTPDNQLITIPNKLVWGNSIVNMTRMPTRRVSVDVGISYSSDLEKAIEIAFNLMKTHPLVLQDPEPAVVTTELANSSINLQLRAWTKTENMVTVKNSLTAGILEAYTKEGIEIPFPQMDINIRGIKPREEIKLKEEIKPRENEKWIV, from the coding sequence ATGGGTTATGAGATAATGGAGAAGGTCATTCCATATACCGGGATAACAATATCGAGGCTGATTTTCGCACTTATAGTGCTCATTGCAGGATTCCTTTTAGCAAGGTACGTTACCCACATTTTCAAAAATGCGATACGGAAAACGAATATTCCGGATCTCACTATTCAGTTTCTTACCCGTTTATTAAATGTGCTCTTTTATGTGATTATTATTCTTGCTTTTTTAAAAAGCCTTAATTTTGACGTGGACAGTTATATAGTAGGAGTTTCTGCAGTAATAGGTCTGGTTCTTGGTCTGGGCATGCAGGATACCTTCACAAACCTGACTGCTGGAGTGTGTGTTTCAGCAATTAGACCTATAGATATGGGGGAGACTGTGACCGTAAACGGGCAGACAGGGAGAGTAAGGGCTGTAGGGGTTATGTCAACCGAACTCCTTACCCCTGACAACCAGCTCATAACAATTCCCAATAAGCTGGTCTGGGGAAATTCCATTGTTAATATGACACGTATGCCCACAAGAAGAGTTTCTGTTGATGTAGGGATAAGTTATTCATCAGACCTTGAAAAAGCCATTGAGATAGCATTCAATCTTATGAAAACACATCCTCTCGTCCTTCAGGATCCCGAGCCTGCAGTAGTGACTACCGAACTTGCGAATTCCTCGATAAACTTGCAGCTCAGAGCCTGGACAAAAACTGAAAATATGGTAACGGTAAAGAACAGCCTAACTGCAGGCATACTAGAGGCTTATACAAAGGAAGGAATTGAAATTCCATTCCCTCAGATGGATATAAACATAAGAGGAATTAAACCGAGAGAAGAAATTAAACTGAAAGAAGAAATTAAACCAAGAGAAAATGAAAAATGGATAGTATAA
- a CDS encoding alpha/beta hydrolase — translation MNQIDEIINSLEPATRAFVENVNKQGGTPIYELSPQDARKVLSDLQAAEVAKLPADIEDLDIPVGPKGQVSIRIVRPEGNKEILPAVMYFHGGGWVLGDKNTHDRLIREIAVGANVAVIFVNFTPAPEAQYPVQIEEAYAATKYIAENGKDHNLDTSKLIVAGDSVGANMAAAVLLLAKEGGGPKIAYQVLFYPVTDANFDTPSYQQFATGVWLTREAMKWFWDNYLPDKEARKQPTASPLQASIEQLKGQPPALIITDENDVLRDEGEAYAHKLIQAGVNVTAVRYMGTIHDFVMLNPLAGTPATCSAVGLVNTTLKSIFGKS, via the coding sequence ATGAACCAGATCGATGAGATCATAAACTCACTTGAACCAGCAACTAGGGCATTTGTAGAAAATGTAAACAAGCAGGGCGGAACACCGATCTATGAGCTTTCTCCTCAAGACGCCCGTAAAGTTCTTTCAGATTTGCAGGCGGCTGAGGTAGCAAAATTACCCGCAGATATTGAAGACCTTGACATTCCGGTCGGTCCTAAAGGACAGGTTTCAATTAGGATAGTCAGACCAGAAGGAAACAAAGAGATCCTGCCTGCTGTGATGTACTTCCACGGGGGCGGCTGGGTGCTTGGGGACAAAAATACACATGACCGTTTAATCCGGGAAATTGCTGTCGGAGCCAATGTTGCAGTTATATTTGTCAATTTCACGCCAGCTCCGGAAGCACAATATCCAGTACAGATAGAAGAGGCGTATGCAGCGACAAAATACATTGCAGAAAACGGGAAAGATCATAACCTGGATACTTCAAAGTTAATTGTTGCTGGCGACAGCGTAGGGGCAAATATGGCAGCTGCTGTCCTCCTGCTGGCAAAGGAGGGGGGCGGACCGAAAATTGCCTATCAGGTATTGTTCTATCCTGTCACGGATGCGAATTTCGATACTCCTTCGTATCAGCAGTTTGCAACCGGAGTCTGGCTTACCCGTGAAGCAATGAAGTGGTTCTGGGACAATTATCTGCCTGATAAGGAAGCCCGCAAACAGCCAACCGCATCCCCGCTGCAAGCTTCGATTGAGCAGCTCAAAGGACAGCCTCCAGCCCTTATTATTACTGATGAGAATGATGTCCTTCGCGATGAGGGTGAAGCCTATGCCCATAAGCTGATCCAGGCAGGTGTCAATGTTACAGCCGTTCGATACATGGGAACCATACACGATTTCGTTATGCTTAACCCACTCGCGGGCACACCTGCAACCTGCAGCGCAGTCGGATTGGTGAATACAACTCTTAAGAGTATTTTTGGCAAATCGTAA